The Lacipirellula parvula genome window below encodes:
- the pyk gene encoding pyruvate kinase → MDGNPLSAPRAQWARTKIVATVGPACGEVEQLTGLVLAGADVFRLNMAHGGPEQQQVFVDRIRQVSRDLNQPLAILADLGGPKIRLGEIPGESIFCRLGDEFFFVDDESKAPNELTATYEPLLEELSVGDIVMLADGTVSMKVEEVKPGRVRTSVVQRGTIRSRQGINLPDVKLSAPAISVEDYQHAIWAAKAGVDYISLSFVRSPDEVRTLKDIVRSSSSKAGVIAKIEKREALLRLEEIVAEADGVMVARGDLGVEIDVARVPVEQKRIVRVCQELQKPSIIATQMLDSMHDSPRPTRAEATDVANAILDGADACMLSGETAIGKFSREAVEMMNRIAQVTEESMAGRPPREMTRPRADNLQEITRAVVRGAGTMAHSLGAKLVVVASHSGRTALGLSQQRSFVPTIGVSTSETTLRKMCLYWGVTPLRGAPATNVEQLIRHADDWACDAGLAAKGDRLIIVGGSHLAAGPDNPNATGVHDIVIVHEVEGVPAKDATTEAKA, encoded by the coding sequence ATGGACGGAAATCCGCTCTCAGCCCCCCGCGCTCAATGGGCCCGCACGAAGATCGTGGCCACCGTCGGCCCCGCCTGCGGCGAAGTCGAGCAACTCACTGGACTCGTACTCGCCGGCGCCGACGTCTTCCGCCTGAACATGGCCCACGGCGGGCCGGAGCAGCAGCAGGTCTTCGTTGATCGCATTCGGCAAGTGAGCCGCGATCTCAATCAGCCGCTCGCGATCCTCGCCGACCTCGGCGGCCCGAAGATCCGCCTCGGCGAGATTCCGGGCGAAAGCATCTTTTGCCGCCTGGGCGACGAGTTCTTCTTTGTCGACGACGAATCGAAGGCGCCGAACGAACTGACCGCCACCTACGAACCGCTGCTCGAAGAACTCTCGGTCGGCGATATCGTGATGCTCGCCGACGGCACGGTGAGCATGAAAGTCGAAGAGGTAAAACCGGGCCGCGTGCGGACCTCGGTGGTGCAGCGCGGCACGATCCGCAGCCGGCAGGGAATCAACCTGCCTGATGTGAAGCTAAGCGCTCCGGCCATCAGCGTCGAGGATTATCAGCATGCCATTTGGGCGGCGAAGGCCGGCGTCGATTACATCAGCCTTAGCTTCGTGCGGTCGCCGGACGAAGTGCGGACGCTGAAGGACATCGTGCGTTCGAGCAGTTCGAAGGCAGGCGTCATCGCGAAGATCGAGAAGCGTGAAGCATTGCTGCGGCTCGAAGAGATCGTCGCCGAAGCGGATGGCGTCATGGTGGCCCGCGGCGATCTGGGCGTCGAGATCGACGTCGCCCGCGTGCCAGTAGAGCAAAAGCGCATCGTTCGCGTCTGCCAGGAACTGCAGAAGCCGTCGATCATCGCCACGCAGATGCTCGACAGCATGCACGATTCGCCCCGGCCGACGCGGGCCGAAGCAACCGACGTGGCCAATGCGATTCTCGACGGCGCCGATGCGTGCATGCTTTCGGGCGAGACGGCGATCGGCAAGTTCTCGCGGGAAGCGGTCGAGATGATGAACCGCATCGCGCAGGTCACCGAGGAAAGCATGGCGGGCCGGCCGCCGCGCGAGATGACGCGGCCGCGGGCCGATAACTTGCAGGAGATCACTCGCGCGGTCGTTCGCGGGGCAGGCACCATGGCTCACTCGCTTGGCGCCAAGCTGGTGGTCGTCGCCAGCCACTCAGGCCGGACGGCGCTGGGGCTGTCGCAGCAGCGGAGTTTTGTGCCGACGATCGGCGTCAGCACGAGCGAAACGACGCTGCGGAAGATGTGCCTCTACTGGGGCGTGACGCCGCTGCGCGGGGCGCCGGCAACCAACGTGGAGCAGCTGATTCGCCATGCCGACGACTGGGCCTGCGACGCCGGGCTGGCCGCGAAGGGAGATCGCCTCATCATCGTCGGCGGCTCGCACTTGGCCGCGGGCCCGGACAACCCGAACGCGACTGGCGTGCATGACATTGTGATTGTGCACGAGGTCGAAGGCGTGCCGGCGAAGGACGCGACGACGGAAGCGAAAGCTTAG
- a CDS encoding TM2 domain-containing protein has protein sequence MSSQTLKYCPTCGAQIAANSQMCPKCGAIQPTYLGEATRSVGKLQVDPAIRDAASKKITAGICGIMLGSFGIHKFVLGLNTAGIIMAATTICTCGIGSVIMGTIGFIEGIIYLTKSDDDFYETYIVEKKSWF, from the coding sequence ATGAGTTCCCAAACGCTCAAGTACTGCCCGACCTGCGGCGCGCAAATCGCCGCGAACTCGCAGATGTGCCCCAAGTGCGGCGCCATTCAACCGACCTATCTGGGCGAGGCGACGCGCTCGGTCGGCAAGCTGCAAGTCGATCCGGCGATTCGCGACGCGGCGTCGAAGAAGATCACCGCCGGCATCTGCGGCATCATGCTTGGTTCGTTTGGCATCCACAAGTTCGTGCTGGGCTTGAACACGGCCGGCATCATCATGGCCGCCACGACGATCTGCACCTGCGGCATCGGCTCGGTGATTATGGGAACGATCGGCTTCATCGAGGGAATCATCTACCTCACGAAGTCCGACGACGATTTCTACGAGACGTACATCGTCGAAAAGAAGTCCTGGTTCTAA
- a CDS encoding NAD(+)/NADH kinase, translating to MTAPASSKSPRRLRAILLVDGSRQALADQAANLRSIIERHLDVAASLDNFHDPFPEVDADLVVVFGGDGSILRAARQMGFTQLPVLGVNLGRLGFLAEIQPEDLDEILPQIVAGQYRVVKHLMFECSVHRSGHEESRTLGLNEAVVLAGPSFSMVEIQLFVDDHLATTYSCDGLIVSTPVGSTAYNLAAGGPIMEKSLQTLVVSPICPHTLTNRPVIDSADHVYELAVPKPNEGTTLLVDGKPIGQVLADDRIRIERSSAEFQLIEVRGRGYYRTLREKLGWGGRLKLKES from the coding sequence ATGACCGCACCAGCATCATCGAAATCCCCCCGCCGCCTCCGCGCCATCCTCCTCGTCGACGGCAGCCGCCAGGCCCTCGCCGATCAGGCCGCGAACCTCCGTTCGATCATCGAACGTCACCTCGACGTCGCCGCCTCGCTCGACAACTTTCACGACCCCTTCCCCGAAGTCGACGCCGACCTGGTGGTCGTCTTCGGCGGCGACGGCTCGATCCTTCGCGCCGCGCGGCAAATGGGCTTCACCCAGCTGCCAGTCCTCGGCGTCAACCTCGGCCGCCTCGGCTTCCTCGCCGAAATCCAGCCCGAAGACCTCGACGAAATCCTGCCGCAGATCGTCGCCGGCCAGTATCGGGTCGTGAAGCACCTCATGTTCGAGTGCAGCGTCCATCGCAGCGGCCATGAAGAATCTCGCACCCTCGGCCTCAACGAAGCCGTAGTGCTAGCAGGCCCGTCGTTCTCGATGGTCGAGATCCAACTGTTCGTCGACGACCACCTCGCGACCACCTACAGCTGCGACGGCCTGATCGTCAGCACCCCCGTCGGCTCGACCGCCTACAACCTCGCAGCAGGCGGCCCGATCATGGAAAAAAGCCTGCAAACGCTGGTCGTTTCGCCGATCTGCCCCCACACGCTCACCAACCGCCCGGTCATCGACTCGGCCGACCACGTCTACGAACTCGCCGTCCCCAAGCCGAACGAGGGGACGACGTTGCTGGTCGATGGCAAGCCAATCGGCCAGGTCTTGGCGGACGACCGCATTCGAATCGAGCGCTCCAGCGCAGAATTCCAGTTGATCGAAGTCCGCGGACGTGGATACTACCGGACGCTGCGAGAGAAACTCGGCTGGGGCGGACGCCTCAAGCTGAAGGAGTCGTAG